From the genome of Deltaproteobacteria bacterium, one region includes:
- the rimM gene encoding 16S rRNA processing protein RimM yields MTDRPPGETTAKSPATSEKSLVLLATVSKTHGLRGEFRAYPPAGVSENLDRVKRVTLRKGAAERAFDVERTRPQRGFSIMKLAGLDRIEDVEPWIGAQVLAGADEIAPLPEGEFYWYELEGMTVVDHRGGELGTVTRLFATGSNDVLVVGSGARERYIPYTDDAVARVERDARRIHLTAQALAEV; encoded by the coding sequence TTGACGGACCGGCCGCCGGGCGAGACGACCGCAAAGTCGCCCGCGACGTCCGAGAAGTCCCTTGTGCTCCTCGCCACCGTGTCCAAGACGCACGGCCTGCGCGGGGAGTTCCGCGCGTATCCTCCCGCGGGAGTTTCCGAGAACCTCGACCGCGTAAAGCGCGTGACGCTGCGCAAGGGCGCGGCCGAGCGCGCGTTCGACGTGGAGCGCACGCGCCCCCAGCGCGGGTTTTCCATCATGAAACTGGCGGGCCTGGATCGGATCGAGGACGTGGAGCCGTGGATCGGTGCGCAGGTGCTCGCGGGCGCGGACGAGATCGCTCCTTTGCCCGAGGGCGAATTCTACTGGTACGAGCTCGAGGGCATGACGGTCGTCGATCACCGGGGCGGCGAGCTCGGCACGGTGACGCGCCTGTTCGCCACGGGCAGCAACGACGTGCTGGTCGTGGGCAGCGGGGCGCGCGAGCGATACATCCCCTACACCGATGACGCGGTCGCACGCGTGGAACGCGACGCGCGCCGCATCCATCTCACGGCGCAGGCGCTGGCCGAGGTCTGA
- the ftsY gene encoding signal recognition particle-docking protein FtsY, with protein MWLLIRLTRLRKRLAAGRTEEIDVEPADELDDDATDSDEDIEAELLAEAEDLDEAVSPRPSDGRGVGGEGFAVEGEGAGAEAIAPIPAVEEEPDDEAIEAELAELAEAAQADEAEEEAAEGVVEEAPKLSLFQRLKQGLAKTAGGLVGKIDAILTGRSKIDEDLYADLEEALITADLGVQTAFSLLENARKLVKERKIEDMDGLRTVLKELILDIMKTEAIPLETSGAKPFVIMVVGVNGVGKTTTIGKMAAQFTREGKKVIMAAGDTFRAAAIEQLEIWSQRVGCEIIKQASGADPSAVAFDAVQAAVARGADVVLVDTAGRLHTKSNLMEELKKTKRVMGKIVPDAPHETVLVLDSTTGQNAIQQAKTFNEAIDLTGLILTKLDGTSKGGCIVGICDELNVPIRFIGIGEKIDDLRPFDAVEFVDALFEKGV; from the coding sequence ATGTGGCTGCTGATCCGCCTCACGCGGCTGCGCAAGCGACTCGCCGCCGGGCGAACGGAAGAGATCGACGTCGAGCCGGCCGACGAACTCGACGACGACGCCACGGACTCGGACGAGGACATCGAGGCGGAACTGCTCGCCGAAGCTGAGGATCTCGACGAAGCCGTCTCCCCTCGCCCGTCGGACGGGAGAGGGGTCGGGGGTGAGGGCTTCGCGGTCGAGGGTGAGGGTGCCGGAGCCGAAGCGATCGCGCCCATCCCCGCCGTCGAAGAAGAGCCCGATGACGAGGCGATCGAGGCCGAACTCGCGGAACTCGCCGAGGCGGCCCAAGCCGACGAAGCCGAGGAAGAAGCCGCCGAGGGAGTTGTCGAAGAAGCGCCGAAGCTCTCGCTCTTCCAGCGGCTGAAGCAGGGGCTCGCCAAAACGGCGGGCGGGCTCGTCGGCAAGATCGACGCGATCCTGACCGGCCGATCGAAGATCGACGAAGATCTGTACGCGGACCTCGAAGAGGCGCTCATCACGGCGGATCTCGGCGTGCAGACGGCGTTCAGCCTGCTCGAAAACGCCCGCAAGCTGGTGAAGGAACGCAAGATTGAGGACATGGACGGCCTGCGCACCGTGCTCAAGGAACTGATCCTCGACATCATGAAGACCGAGGCGATTCCGCTGGAAACCTCTGGCGCGAAGCCCTTTGTCATCATGGTCGTGGGCGTCAACGGCGTGGGAAAGACGACGACGATCGGCAAGATGGCCGCGCAGTTCACGCGCGAGGGCAAGAAGGTCATCATGGCCGCGGGCGACACCTTCCGCGCGGCGGCGATCGAGCAGCTCGAGATCTGGAGCCAGCGCGTCGGCTGCGAGATCATCAAACAGGCGTCGGGCGCGGACCCGTCGGCGGTGGCCTTCGACGCGGTGCAGGCGGCAGTGGCGCGCGGGGCCGACGTGGTGCTCGTCGATACCGCCGGCCGGCTGCACACAAAATCGAACCTGATGGAAGAATTGAAGAAGACCAAGCGCGTCATGGGCAAGATCGTCCCCGACGCGCCGCACGAAACCGTGCTCGTCCTCGACTCCACCACCGGGCAGAACGCGATTCAGCAAGCCAAGACCTTCAACGAGGCGATCGATCTGACGGGCCTGATCCTCACGAAGCTCGACGGCACGTCGAAGGGCGGCTGCATCGTCGGCATCTGCGACGAGCTCAACGTGCCGATCCGCTTCATCGGCATCGGCGAAAAGATCGACGACCTGCGCCCCTTCGACGCGGTCGAATTCGTGGACGCGCTCTTCGAAAAAGGCGTGTGA
- the rpsP gene encoding 30S ribosomal protein S16 has product MALRIRLRRMGAKKAPFYRIVVADSRSPREGRFVDQIGHYDPMKATDGVVFQEDALKDWIAKGAQPSVTVKSLMKAKGL; this is encoded by the coding sequence ATGGCTCTACGTATCCGACTGCGCCGCATGGGCGCGAAAAAGGCTCCCTTCTACCGCATCGTGGTGGCCGACTCGCGAAGCCCGCGCGAAGGGCGTTTCGTGGATCAGATTGGGCATTACGACCCGATGAAGGCGACCGACGGCGTGGTGTTTCAGGAAGACGCGCTCAAGGACTGGATCGCCAAAGGCGCGCAGCCCTCGGTGACCGTGAAGAGCCTGATGAAGGCCAAGGGCCTCTGA
- a CDS encoding KH domain-containing protein, with translation MIDTEDTIDNEDTSDTADPSDTGDTTASDLDTERADRVADLVEHVARALVDEPDRVEISIDDGVDETHLELHVAPDDLGKVIGRGGRTARAIRALLTAAGVRDRHRYALEIVD, from the coding sequence ATGATCGACACCGAAGACACGATCGATAACGAAGACACGTCCGACACCGCCGATCCGTCCGACACCGGCGACACAACCGCGTCCGACCTGGACACGGAACGGGCCGACCGCGTCGCCGATCTGGTGGAGCACGTCGCGCGGGCGCTCGTCGACGAACCCGACCGCGTCGAGATCAGCATCGACGACGGGGTCGACGAGACGCACCTCGAACTGCACGTGGCCCCCGACGACCTGGGCAAGGTGATCGGCCGGGGCGGACGCACCGCCCGGGCGATCCGGGCGCTGCTGACGGCCGCAGGCGTCCGCGACCGACACCGGTACGCACTGGAGATCGTGGATTGA